The following coding sequences are from one Abditibacteriaceae bacterium window:
- a CDS encoding NAD(P)/FAD-dependent oxidoreductase: MTAKSEIVIAGAGYAGLHIALRLASKLKADDANLTLIDKYDYHQFLTELPRVAAGTRPADDVRVPLETVLDDRVTFVHSAITGFDFEAKQVQTAAEAVPYTTLILALGSRPNDFGIPGVRDNSLSLWSVDDAKKILAEIDKCIADAGVETDAEARKRLLTVAIGGAGATGVELAGELAEVLPELMQRHDMANEKCRIVLIEATPTVMPGTSAGLQQKADRTLRELDVEIRTESPIGEATAEGFVLKSGEVVRAGVRVWTAGVKAPDLVSKSGLPTGPGGRIVVDEFLRVEGRPEIYVAGDCALVQNPEVGRPLPPTAQIAIEEGETVAANVIADATGGKAETFHFKNKGYVISVGGRSGVADVAGLTIAGRPAMMLKNAIEWEYRQSVKHLNGWSPIHSV, encoded by the coding sequence ATGACGGCTAAATCTGAAATCGTCATTGCCGGTGCCGGATATGCTGGGCTACACATCGCGCTGCGCCTCGCTTCCAAGCTGAAGGCCGACGACGCGAACCTGACCTTAATCGACAAATACGATTATCACCAATTTCTGACCGAGCTTCCGCGCGTTGCAGCGGGAACCCGCCCAGCGGACGATGTGCGTGTGCCGCTCGAAACCGTGCTCGACGACCGCGTGACGTTTGTGCATTCGGCCATCACCGGCTTCGACTTCGAAGCCAAACAAGTGCAAACCGCCGCCGAGGCTGTCCCCTACACGACGCTCATTCTCGCACTGGGAAGCCGCCCTAACGATTTCGGCATTCCTGGCGTGCGCGACAATTCGTTGTCGTTGTGGTCGGTGGACGACGCGAAGAAAATTCTCGCTGAGATCGACAAGTGCATCGCCGACGCGGGCGTGGAAACCGATGCAGAAGCGCGCAAGCGTTTGCTTACCGTTGCTATTGGTGGCGCGGGCGCGACAGGTGTCGAACTAGCGGGCGAACTCGCCGAAGTTTTGCCAGAATTGATGCAGCGTCACGACATGGCGAACGAGAAGTGCCGTATCGTCTTAATCGAAGCAACGCCTACCGTAATGCCGGGAACTTCAGCGGGCTTGCAGCAGAAAGCCGACCGCACACTGCGCGAGTTGGATGTCGAAATTCGCACCGAATCGCCGATTGGCGAAGCGACTGCAGAAGGTTTCGTTCTCAAGAGCGGCGAAGTGGTTCGTGCCGGTGTTCGCGTCTGGACGGCAGGCGTGAAAGCGCCCGATCTGGTTTCAAAAAGCGGCTTGCCCACCGGCCCCGGCGGACGAATTGTTGTCGATGAGTTCTTACGCGTTGAAGGCCGACCAGAAATCTACGTCGCGGGCGATTGCGCCCTTGTGCAAAATCCTGAAGTCGGGCGTCCGTTGCCGCCGACAGCACAAATTGCGATTGAAGAAGGCGAAACCGTCGCGGCCAATGTTATCGCCGACGCGACTGGCGGCAAGGCCGAAACTTTTCACTTCAAAAACAAAGGCTATGTCATTTCTGTGGGCGGACGCAGCGGCGTGGCCGATGTCGCCGGTTTAACGATTGCCGGACGACCTGCAATGATGCTGAAAAACGCCATCGAATGGGAATATCGACAGTCGGTGAAACATCTCAATGGCTGGAGCCCGATTCACTCGGTATAA
- a CDS encoding O-antigen ligase family protein, which produces MKTRAASSNVRSETTLGFNSIAALAAFCLLALIMSIAPWHLSLFWPVNDDYYDYLPQALFAGVMAFVCVLLALASRSENGAAVRPWKGIAWCLAAFVSWVALSCIGAIYRHDALLETARVVSVVLGFFAVRAVLKSTVEFDRTRVLLLGAIVLGAVAVASGPALGFIQTRSPQLSPLFTHNNLFANYCAMALPLCLGTTMLARRMARRGSQKLVVACGLAAAAWIALGLLASASKGGFLAALCGAVAFGSIVLRARFGVVRAWLRANRTIAIVLGLVLVGGVGLVGGRTVLPRILAARGSQNHSTMFRIYTWRAAAEMTQARPVVGFGPGSFPWAHSKFSEVGFTRTAHQSWLQIAGESGVPALLLLLGATVLSLRRGWRVVKTENGAQWPIVAGAVGAIVAFAVHGMLDAGWGIISVALLLMVSLALLDSCEEVPTSTVENEASSQRAAALWLGAALLLGGASWLAQRAVAGEDARREGREAAARGDATTALERAQAATIADPLGVRIWTNRAQTEESLQTDGTASWQRALVVNPWGAQAWRQWAQSRVQRGEDPSEQFARSLEVAPNDTETLRERAEWRIARGDARGWDDWQKIAQLLRKPYGLYPATPELVNYDFAHALLTLAARDTKREQNATAKEKLQEAQRFLAASRAYQTSNPGLLEAARGAAAAAEAKQELEGLEARAKELAGKLQ; this is translated from the coding sequence GTGAAAACTCGTGCTGCATCCTCAAATGTCCGGTCGGAGACCACACTCGGCTTCAATTCCATCGCTGCGCTGGCCGCCTTTTGTCTGCTCGCCCTCATAATGAGCATCGCGCCGTGGCACCTTTCGCTTTTCTGGCCTGTTAACGACGACTACTACGATTATCTGCCGCAAGCTCTTTTCGCAGGCGTGATGGCGTTTGTTTGTGTGTTGCTCGCACTCGCATCGCGCAGCGAAAATGGTGCCGCTGTGCGCCCTTGGAAAGGCATCGCCTGGTGCCTCGCGGCATTTGTTTCCTGGGTTGCATTGTCGTGCATCGGCGCAATCTATCGCCACGATGCACTTTTGGAAACGGCCCGCGTTGTTTCTGTTGTGCTTGGCTTCTTTGCAGTGCGCGCCGTATTAAAGAGTACAGTCGAATTCGACCGTACCCGCGTGTTGCTGTTGGGCGCGATTGTTTTGGGGGCGGTGGCGGTGGCGAGCGGCCCGGCACTGGGATTCATCCAGACGCGTTCGCCGCAGCTTTCGCCGTTATTTACGCACAATAATCTATTTGCGAACTATTGTGCGATGGCGTTGCCGCTGTGTCTCGGCACCACGATGCTTGCACGCCGCATGGCGCGGAGAGGCTCACAGAAACTCGTTGTTGCCTGCGGGCTTGCAGCAGCGGCGTGGATTGCTCTGGGCCTGCTGGCATCGGCTTCCAAGGGCGGTTTTCTCGCGGCGTTGTGTGGCGCTGTCGCGTTCGGAAGCATCGTGTTGCGGGCGCGTTTTGGCGTGGTGCGGGCGTGGTTGCGTGCCAACCGGACTATCGCGATTGTCCTCGGCCTTGTTCTCGTTGGCGGTGTGGGGCTGGTTGGTGGGCGCACGGTGTTGCCGCGAATTCTGGCCGCGCGTGGTAGCCAGAATCACTCAACGATGTTTCGCATTTACACATGGCGCGCCGCCGCAGAGATGACGCAGGCGCGGCCCGTTGTCGGTTTCGGGCCGGGTTCGTTTCCATGGGCGCACTCCAAGTTTTCGGAAGTGGGCTTCACTCGTACGGCGCATCAATCGTGGTTGCAAATCGCCGGAGAAAGCGGTGTGCCGGCCCTCCTTCTTTTACTGGGTGCAACTGTTTTGTCGTTGCGGCGTGGCTGGCGGGTCGTGAAAACCGAAAATGGAGCGCAATGGCCGATTGTGGCCGGTGCTGTCGGGGCGATTGTGGCGTTTGCCGTTCACGGGATGCTCGACGCCGGTTGGGGCATTATTTCGGTTGCGCTGCTGCTGATGGTTTCTCTGGCTCTCCTCGATTCCTGCGAAGAAGTGCCCACAAGTACGGTGGAAAACGAGGCAAGTTCGCAGCGTGCAGCGGCGTTGTGGCTGGGAGCGGCGCTTCTTCTGGGAGGCGCATCGTGGCTGGCGCAACGCGCGGTGGCTGGCGAAGATGCGCGGCGTGAAGGGCGCGAGGCTGCCGCGCGTGGCGATGCAACGACAGCATTAGAACGTGCACAGGCCGCGACCATTGCCGATCCGCTCGGCGTGCGGATATGGACGAATCGGGCACAAACGGAAGAATCGCTTCAAACCGACGGAACTGCCTCGTGGCAGCGCGCGCTGGTTGTGAATCCGTGGGGCGCGCAGGCGTGGCGACAGTGGGCGCAAAGTCGCGTGCAACGCGGCGAGGATCCGAGCGAACAGTTTGCGCGCTCGCTGGAAGTTGCTCCGAACGACACCGAAACTTTGCGCGAACGCGCCGAATGGCGAATCGCGCGGGGTGATGCGCGCGGCTGGGACGACTGGCAGAAAATCGCGCAACTCCTGCGCAAGCCTTACGGGCTTTATCCGGCGACGCCGGAACTGGTGAACTACGATTTTGCGCATGCGTTGCTGACGCTCGCAGCGCGAGACACCAAACGCGAGCAAAACGCGACTGCGAAAGAGAAACTGCAAGAAGCGCAGCGCTTTCTAGCGGCGTCGCGCGCATATCAAACCAGCAATCCCGGTTTGCTGGAGGCAGCGCGTGGCGCCGCAGCGGCGGCAGAGGCGAAGCAGGAGTTAGAAGGACTCGAAGCGCGTGCGAAAGAACTGGCAGGAAAACTCCAGTAA
- the aroQ gene encoding type II 3-dehydroquinate dehydratase, which produces MKILVFHGPNLNLLGTREPGIYGHLTVEDINARLVELGAELGAEVVTQQSNHEGKLLDALHAQDFAACVLNAGAWTHYSYALRDAIAAIVPPVVEVHLSNTAARESWRHHSVISEVCAGSIFGFGPLSYELGLRAAISLAANEL; this is translated from the coding sequence ATGAAAATCCTTGTATTTCACGGGCCAAATCTCAATTTGCTCGGCACGCGCGAGCCCGGCATTTACGGGCATCTCACCGTCGAGGACATCAATGCGCGGCTGGTTGAGTTAGGCGCGGAACTCGGCGCAGAGGTCGTGACGCAGCAAAGCAACCATGAAGGCAAACTGCTGGACGCCTTGCACGCGCAGGATTTTGCGGCGTGCGTTCTTAATGCGGGCGCGTGGACACACTATTCGTATGCATTGCGCGATGCCATTGCCGCGATTGTGCCGCCGGTTGTCGAGGTGCATCTCAGCAACACCGCCGCGCGCGAAAGCTGGCGACACCACAGCGTGATTTCGGAAGTTTGCGCCGGAAGCATTTTTGGCTTTGGCCCGTTGTCGTATGAACTCGGTTTACGCGCCGCGATTTCGCTCGCGGCCAACGAATTATGA